The following DNA comes from Synechococcus sp. CC9616.
CCCACCATCGGGAACCAGTGCAGCAACATGCCCAGAAGCAGGCCGGTGATAACAGGCCACCAACGCCAGTGCTTCAGCAGTTGGCGACGTTGCAGTGCGCCGCGCCACTGACGCAATGCAATGCCAAGAGCGCTGCCAACCAGGCCAGCCAGCAGGCCCACGCTGACGCTGCCCAGATCTTCGCGAAATGTGGTGGGCCAGATGTAAGGGACCCTCGCCATGCTTCCTCCGGTTACCTCCAGGATTCCGCCGAAGACGGCGAATCCGGCAATGCCGCCGAGGCTGCCGGGAATCCAGCGGCTGTGAAGGTTGACTCGATGCTGATTGATCACAACACCACCCAGCAAAGGCGCCTCAAACATTCCCAGGCTTCCGGCAACGGCTGCATCGGAAAGCGCCCTGTCGCGACCGCGCCAGATCGTCTGGCTTGCAATGGTGATCAGCCGGGTCAGTAAAGCTTCCGGTCCGACAGGCGCACCACCGATCTGCGCGAGGGCGGCCGCCAAGATCGAGCGCCACTCATGGCGTTGCGGTGCATGGTCTGGATCCCGTAGATCCTCCATCGTTTCCGGGAGTTCCGGGAGAAGGTTGCGTTCGTCTCCGCCTTCCACGATTGCCAGGATGACGCCAACGCCGCCGCAGACCAGCAAGGACCACAGCAAAGGAATGGATGTGGTGAGGCCTTGTTCTGTTTTTTCCCCCCAGAGTTGTTCTCCGATGCCGCTGATCAGACCCAGCATCACTGCGGTGAATACACCGCTTAATGCACCGGTCGCCAGCGCCATCAGGCCCTGACGTATCTCAATGGAGACCAGGCTTTTTTGTCGGGCTGTCACGGTGTCACCAGTACGGATCGCAGGCCTGATCCACAACGAGGCGCCCTGATTTTGAAGCAGGAACCGTACTGATGCAGGCACGGATCACACGGCCGTTCACTTCGATCTCACAGGCTCCGCAACTACCTCCCATGCAGCCGGTTGGGATGGGACATCCGGCTCGGGCCGCACTCAGCAACCAGTCGCTGCCGATCACTTCCGAGCTGGTGTGTCCATCAGGCCAACGAACGGTGATGCGTTTCATGACCCCAGCAATGGAGCAATGTCCACATGCTGCTCGAAGGCATCGGCGAGACGATCGAGCAACTGATCGCGATGCGAGGCGTGATGCGGGCGCTCGATGGAGAGCTTGGAGATCCCCTTCCCGCTGCGCAGGTGATTGAGCCAGTGGCGGCGCCAGGGACCGTTGTCCAGCAGGCCGTGGAGATAGCTTCCGGCGATGACTCCTCCATTGATTCCTCGCTTCCACCAACCCAGGTTGGGCTCCTCCATCAGCGACATCAGATCGGCTTCTGCGGTGGTACGGCCGTGGTGCAGTTCAAATCCCCGCACTTCGGTTGGAGCGGGCCATCGACTGATGAGATCGCGTTGTCGCAAGGTTTTGTCTCGGCTGAATCGGGTCTTGATCGGCAGCAGCCCGAGACCTTCACTGCTGCTGGGTCCCCCCTCCAGTTGCTCAGGATCCTCAAGCTGCTGCCCCAGCATCTGCAGGCCTCCACAAAGACCGAGAAGATTCCCGCCTGAGTGGGCGTACTCCTTCAGCTGATCGGCCAAACCTCTTTCTCGCAGGAGCGTTAGGTCGTTCAGGGTCTGTTTGCTGCCAGGCAGGATCACGGCATCGGGTTGGCCCAGGCGATCTCCTGGAGAGATCCAGCGCAGCCGAACGCTGGCCTCAGCTTCCAGCGGATCAAGGTCGGAGAAATTGCTCAGGGAGGGGAGTCGTAGGACTGCGATCTCAAGGTCCGCTGGGCCCCTGGAGGGGCGGCGTTCCAGCAGATCGAGGGAATCCTCGGGAGGGAACAGTTCGTTGAGCCAGGGCATCACGCCGACAACTGGGATCCCTGTTTCACGCTCCAGCCAGGCGCGGCCGTCGTCGAACAAGTCGCGGCGTCCGCGGAAGCGGTTGATCAAAATTCCTCGGATCAACGGCCGTTCGATGGGTCGGAGCAAGGCCAAGGTGCCAACAACCTGGGCGAACACTCCCCCTCGTTCGATATCTGCGACGAGTAGGCAGCGGGCCCGCAGAAACTGGGCCAGACGCAGATTGGTGAGATCGCGTCTCTGGAGGTTCACTTCCACTGGGCTGCCGGCACCTTCGAGAACCAACCGTCCGTCTGGCCAGTTGTGGCTCAGCGTTTCGAGTCCGCTGCGGATCGCCCGCCAGCCGGGCCGGAACCAATCGCGGTAGTAGTGCTCGGCGCGTGCTGTGCCAACGCTTTTCCCGAGATGAATCACCTCACTGGTGCTGTCGCCCCGAGGTTTGAGCAATACAGGGTTCATGGCACAGCAGGGATCGAGCTTGGCGGCCCAGGCCTGCATGGCTTGGGAGTAAGCCATCTCTCCACCGTCGAGATCGACCCAGGCGTTGTTGCTCATGTTCTGTCCTTTGAACGGCAGCGGTTGCTCGCCCCGACGTTTCAGGACACGGCAGAGGGCTGCGTTCATCAGCGATTTGCCGGCACCGCTGGAGGTGCCCAGCACCATCAGCGGTGGGCGGGATCGGATGGTCACAAGGGCCAGCGACGCCGCAACGCCTGCCGGAGCTGTTCGCCAGAACGGACCGGCTTGAGCAGCAGATCAGGGTCGCGATCCATCAGGGCCCGTCCAAGAGGCGTTAGCCGAAAGCGGCTGGTCAGACCCTGTCCATCCACTTCCCGCCGCAGCACGCCCACGGTGATCAACCAGCGCAGATCATCCTCGAGAGCTTCAGAGCTGTGGTGCCAGCGTTTGCCACGCCCATATCTCTCCCTGTTGTTCCAGAGGGTATTGGCGTCGAGCCCTTGTGCCTGAAGATCGCGATACAGATGATCGGAAAAGGGCAGGCAGCGCATCGAGCGGGTCGCCCTGTCACGGCTGCGTTGACTGAGCAGGTCGCTTGTGAACAAGGGATCGGTGATAACAGCCCTGTCGCCCCTGGCAGCCTACGGACCATTCCCTGGGAGTTGTCTGCCGTGTTGTTGCTCGCTTCCGCATCGCCAGCTCGCCGCCGCCTGCTCGAGCAGGCGGCGATTCCCCATCGGGTGCGGGTCAGCGGAGTCGATGAGACGTTGATTCAGCATCCTGATCCGGAGCAGTTGGTGCAGAGGCTTGCCCAGGCCAAGGCCGATGCAGTGAAGGCGCTCCTGGACGCTGAGCAGGATGCTGAGATCAGGGCGGTGCTGGGCTGCGACTCCGTTTTTGTGTTTGAAGGAGAGGTCTTCGGCAAACCCTTCGATGCGCAGGAGGCGATCACGCGCTGGCGCCGCATGGCCTCGGGCACTGGTGTTCTGCTCAGTGGGCATGCGCTGTTGCGTGGACCTGCTGCCCAGGACTCCATGCCGGAGGTGCGACTCGCCTGTGTGGGCACCAAAATCCGCTTTGCAGCACTGAGCAACGCTGAAATTCAGGCCTATGTCGCCACAGGAGAACCCCTGAGCTGCGCTGGTGGGTTTGCCTTGGAGGGGCGTGGCGGCCTTTGTATTGAATCCCTGGAGGGGTGTTATTCCAAT
Coding sequences within:
- a CDS encoding nucleoside triphosphate pyrophosphatase is translated as MLLLASASPARRRLLEQAAIPHRVRVSGVDETLIQHPDPEQLVQRLAQAKADAVKALLDAEQDAEIRAVLGCDSVFVFEGEVFGKPFDAQEAITRWRRMASGTGVLLSGHALLRGPAAQDSMPEVRLACVGTKIRFAALSNAEIQAYVATGEPLSCAGGFALEGRGGLCIESLEGCYSNVIGLSLPWLRRQLPWI
- a CDS encoding Npun_F0494 family protein; the protein is MFTSDLLSQRSRDRATRSMRCLPFSDHLYRDLQAQGLDANTLWNNRERYGRGKRWHHSSEALEDDLRWLITVGVLRREVDGQGLTSRFRLTPLGRALMDRDPDLLLKPVRSGEQLRQALRRRWPL
- a CDS encoding 2Fe-2S iron-sulfur cluster-binding protein, which codes for MKRITVRWPDGHTSSEVIGSDWLLSAARAGCPIPTGCMGGSCGACEIEVNGRVIRACISTVPASKSGRLVVDQACDPYW
- a CDS encoding cobyric acid synthase — encoded protein: MVLGTSSGAGKSLMNAALCRVLKRRGEQPLPFKGQNMSNNAWVDLDGGEMAYSQAMQAWAAKLDPCCAMNPVLLKPRGDSTSEVIHLGKSVGTARAEHYYRDWFRPGWRAIRSGLETLSHNWPDGRLVLEGAGSPVEVNLQRRDLTNLRLAQFLRARCLLVADIERGGVFAQVVGTLALLRPIERPLIRGILINRFRGRRDLFDDGRAWLERETGIPVVGVMPWLNELFPPEDSLDLLERRPSRGPADLEIAVLRLPSLSNFSDLDPLEAEASVRLRWISPGDRLGQPDAVILPGSKQTLNDLTLLRERGLADQLKEYAHSGGNLLGLCGGLQMLGQQLEDPEQLEGGPSSSEGLGLLPIKTRFSRDKTLRQRDLISRWPAPTEVRGFELHHGRTTAEADLMSLMEEPNLGWWKRGINGGVIAGSYLHGLLDNGPWRRHWLNHLRSGKGISKLSIERPHHASHRDQLLDRLADAFEQHVDIAPLLGS
- a CDS encoding chloride channel protein, whose protein sequence is MALATGALSGVFTAVMLGLISGIGEQLWGEKTEQGLTTSIPLLWSLLVCGGVGVILAIVEGGDERNLLPELPETMEDLRDPDHAPQRHEWRSILAAALAQIGGAPVGPEALLTRLITIASQTIWRGRDRALSDAAVAGSLGMFEAPLLGGVVINQHRVNLHSRWIPGSLGGIAGFAVFGGILEVTGGSMARVPYIWPTTFREDLGSVSVGLLAGLVGSALGIALRQWRGALQRRQLLKHWRWWPVITGLLLGMLLHWFPMVGFAGEHQVIPILDGANKDTVILLLSVGLLKLLMLGLCLETGWRGGIFFPGFVLACAFGGGLHELLPQLGSIGSWCAGVTSGFFMLMLGRPLVVLVLSICLMQGHGSASALIGVGVAVLISRRFGGGNDVPPPPPETPDSPECPEPQS